ccgaaattaaattatatatttttatgatagtaaaatacaatttcactattttaatagcttatatGTTTAtgattttaaaggactaaattaaaattattattattatttttgaggtcaaagtgtaattttattattactaatttttaaaattttataaattgtaaaatgaCTTGAATAGAAAATTTTTCCCTTGCGACCCCCTTAGCTTTGCCACTATTCATCGCCTCAAACCTATATTCTTTTATACTGATAACAATACTGATGTGaattaaacaaaaattaaactaaaatttttaattaaaagttaattaattattcaacTGATTTTTTAATATACAAAAGTCATTTTAAATTGAGTGTGTTAAGCCCAATTTATGCCCAGGGCCcaatacatttaaaacccaaaacaattaTCTAAGTAGACCTAACCTAGTCTCTAAACCCAATACCAACCATTACCCAAACCCTAAACCCATTAGACTTAAACCCAAAACAAACCCTAACAGCCCAAAGCCCagcaaaattaaagaaaaatggagaCCCTAGCAGCTAACACCCTCAGCCGCAGCAACCGTGGAGGTTCTCAAGCACCGCACGTCGCGCATCCCTCTGCGTCATGCGCTCCTCTACTAGGCCACATCAGAGACGTGCTCGACTGAACCTACAAACAAGCAAGAAATGGTTgtaaaaaggctataaaagccttcAAAAACATTGTAAAAAAAGACCGTTTTTTGGAAAGAAAATACAAGAGAAAAGAATACAAACGAAAAGTTAATAACAAGCAAAATCGTCAAAGTTTAAAAGGTTGTTTTCACTCTTTTGCTAAGATTGTCTATTcctatttgtttttatgtttggAGAAGGGACCAAACTCGCCTTCGTAGGCGTAGGTGGAGGTGCACGAAAGCACCGATGATCCCATGGGTCGACCTCGGCGATGGTGTGACGATGCCGGCGCCTcgaaaatttagtttaaaaccCAAGCAAACAAGAGGTTTGCTTTGGCTGCCTGCGAAATGGCTAATGGCCATTCAGTAGTTTAGGTTTTTGATAACCCAGGATGAAACAGCGCCACATGAGGAAATTAAGGGGGGGAACCCGCGCGCTGACCCGTCGAAGGGTCCGGATCCGTGTTTTTTCCCCCTAATGGTCGATTTACGCCATTAGTCCCTCGTCCTCACGCTAGCATCCAATCATGCCATATTCAATTTTTTTAGTTCTTTTAAATTATTCCTGGAACTTACACGCCATTACAAATCAGTCCGCGCTGGAACGTACCGTTTTGAAGCgtagtttattttcattttcggtcCCTGCTTGTTTGCATGCAATGTATTACAATTTTTAATGTTGTAAATTGGCCTtctgattttgtttttttttaaatcggtcatttttttccttttttcctctTTTCACTTGTTTCTTTATAAATtcactatttattttaatgtattaTGATTGCATTACctagtatgtatatatgtatttatgcCTACTTTCAAATCCatgtatatttataatttatttattattattattatttttagatccAATTTTACTGTTTTTTTATCTTCTAAATATTTTCATCTATTAGTGTTTTACATGTAGGTATCATTTATATTAGGTTTTTCACATTATGTATTATCAATGGTTGACggatgatttttttatattttgtgaaATTCTTAACTTCATACTATATAGATTATTATTCGTGTAGATTCATTTGTAGATGTTTATACAAttatatgtaaataatttatGTTAAGATTTTGTTGTATGTGCATGGTTTGTTTTGCGAGCATATTATTATGTTTACATGTATTTTTATATCACATCTTATTTACAAATTTTGATGTATATGGCACTAATTTTAAAACTACTTTCTATAGTATTTGTTTTGAAATTGTGTGTTAAACTTATAATTTCCTAGGCTTTTACCatgttttttgttttaaaattacaACAGCGTTAAATTCAAATActtctaaaattatttttatatatatgcatAACGTTATTAATTgtttcatatatattttattattgtttccATATTATTCTGCATGTATATTATGTATTATcatttgttttcttatttttttctaaTTACATGTATAcactatttttttgaaaatccCATTTTAAAATTACACTCTGCTTATTTCgactattttcttattattaatatgtatattattaGGAATCCTCTTTCCTATTAtcttcattttatatttatataattattttatttcttttgttgtACCTTTATTAACATGTTACCACTACCATTTCATTATTTTTCATTAAACCTTTTTTTGCTACTATGTTTTATTGTTAATATGCATCGTTTAGTTTAGTATGGTAACGTTATTTGCATGCGACATACCATTATTTtcgttttttcaaattttaattgcCCCAAATTCATTTATTCATAGATTTATTCTCAATTGTTTCAAAATAACGGTAATGttcggtatttaaagaattcaaaggatcgtgccctaacgtactgagtttcgctttctttgtttgttttgaatattcgaatatccttttaaagcTAAAACGCAAGTTTTAAAGGCAAGAACACAGTTGAGGGTCAAAAATGTTGTGTCTTAACGTACTGGATGTAATGTTTTAACTCAAGGTAAGATGGTCTTTAATATACATTTGACTtacctaaatgttttaaaagccaaTAAAATGAGGATCGCATTTTGAATTCTGTCCAAATCTTTAATTTTCGACTTTAAGACATTAATTAGTCGATTAAGTACTAATTTTGTGCGtgttgagggtgctaatccttcctcgtacataaccgaCTCCGGAACCCGTTTTCTTAAAATTCGtggaccaaaatgttttataaggtggcCCAATTTCACCTCAAAAaaaattggtggcgactcccaacttTCGTTTTCAAAAATcgattcccgttttcaaaaaaatgattTCGACAGAGTGGATGGTGTGATTTAAGATTGGATTTtagtgaaaaaaatttaaaagaaaacctTTAAGTAGAtcgaataaaaaatatattaacacATCTAATCACaataattgattaaaataattcctaaaactttgaaaatttaagaCGGTTTATAGGAAAtcgatttaaaaatatttttatttttaaattaaattgtatctATATTTATCCATACTCATTATAAAATCTCTAATTGAATTAAAATGGATATTACATTATTTTCAAGTGTGAACATTTAGTAGATATACATTATGCATGTGGTCATGTTAGTCACTTATAAGTTCTATTTAAACTAAATCATGGATCAAGCTAGATTAGGTTTAAGTTGaattgacctaaaattttaggtttgtTTATTAAGTTCAGCTCTGGCCCAACATAAAAATGGGTCtcaaattttgccaaagtttagtctaaattaaaaatgttaaattcgaGCTCGAGCTTGAGCTCGATCTAGCCCGcctgtattaattttttatattatttttatataaaataaatttaaaaatataatatgtcatatacactaaaaatattaaaataaatattttccaacaaattaaaaatatatttaaaaattaacaaataaaacaagagttatacaatatctaaataataacaacaaaatagtagcaactagcaatataataacaaaatgtcaacaaaacaacaacaaaatgaAAGTAAACAACAACAAATTTGAAAGTTAGGCTGATTCGGGACGGGTTGGGACTAAAAAAATCCTACTCAAGACCTGACTCATTTAGAAAATGAGCATTACTTTTTGTTCAAACTCGTTCTTTGAGTTTATATTTTGCCCAAAACATTTTACTTTTCGGATAGACCGTATGTATGAGGAATTTGTTGAATTCCAATATTGGAGAGATGAAACTTAGATTATTGAATTATCCTAGTAGAGTAGGCTTGAGGGATGAggaatttgtttttcttttcttgtttCAAAACCCTACAATGGAGGGAGAGTCTTGATTGAATATATGGATTGGTAGGCTGTTTTAGAAAGAGTGTTGTCGGTGTTTTTGGTTGTGCTTTAGTTGATTGGTTATGGTTGACATTTCATTAAAGTAAGTGTGATTGGCCTACATCTCTGCATGACCATCTTAAAATACTTGTATAATTGGGAAGTGATGCTCTTACATGCTTGCCATCTCATTTCTTAATGTCTTAcggtttttcttttctaatttcctTTTGGTTTTTGTATAATGCCACACTATTAACTTGTTTGTCTCAATCATTTTTTTAAGGCATAACTTATTTCATCTTAATAAAGGCAAGAAAAGGATCACTTTTGGAACATTCACTTTATTACATACTTCAACTCCAACAACCACAGCCCACAATTTCCAACAACACATTAACTTCCATTaatatcttttatatatataaaaaaattaacaaaatttcttGATCTAATCACAACTTTGAGTTCAATTTATAATAAGCACCGTAAATCCATAATATTCTTAATTTACAACATGAACCCACAGTTTCCAAATCATGTTAGATTATAGTACAGACATTCTTTAAACATACAagtacaataaaaaaaaaaaacaagtttaaaacataattatggaTACAAAGAGAGACAACCAAAAGACGAACTTGTCCTAAACCAAACCCAGATCCAAACTCTGAAATTTCCCTCATTCTATATAGATAGACAGATGATATGTTTTTTTAACCTGTTCCTGGAGTTTTAGGAtcatggttcttgtttgcacCAGGTCCTGAATAATCTGTGCTTGCCAATAACATCCTTTCGTTATTTAATGCTTCCCCTTCCTCTATTACTTCCTCACTTCCACTCAATTTCATTACATCCTGCCCCCAAAAAACACAACAAATTAACCAAAATCTTAACCATTACTTGTGAGTTCATGTGAAGCATGTGAGTTCATGTGAAGGATGTAAAAGAATGTAAAAGGATAAAAACCCTGTAAGAATATCAATTAGGGCATTCAAAATACCTGAACAACTACATCTTGAACAGAAGGAGAAGAAGGGAGGAGTTTCTTATTATTTGGCATGGAGCATCCTATAAAAGACCAAATCAATTATTTTGAATATCAATAAACAAATCagaattaaaagctaaaaaaattcaaatattagcCTTACTTGTTACAGGAACAGCAGCAGAAGAATTGAGGAGATAAGAAAAACCCAGAAAAATGATCATCAAACTAACAACAAATTTGCTCTCATCCATTTTTAATGCTTTCAACAAACTCACAATGATGACAAAAGAGAAAAATAATTTCGATGATGGCAAAGGGAAGCATGTGAGTTCCCTACTTTATATACCTAACAAGTAAGTGAAGaatcttttctattttattttttacaatttatgtttGATGTATTATTCGTGTATATAGTTCGacatatttacaaaaataatacaaataatatttaattGTATTATgacattaaattttataaaaaattaacattaaaataatttgattcaCAATACTAAACCTTATAATttgtatatttaatttatttttcatttttatcatatattaattatttgaTCAATAAATGAAGAATTTGGGGAGAAAAAAGAAGTCAACTTctttctaccatttattttattttaaagtgtGGATGAGTTCCACTTGCCTAACAGTCCAACTTTATATCCTTTCCTTAGGTCATCCACTtatcattaaaattaaaataattttaacataaGATTACTTGTAAAATAAAACAGTGAATTGAATGTGTGCATTAATTAATGTTTACGTGATATAATGTAAGACAACAGATACGAACAAACAGCTAGATATTCACGAGATTGAATTTGTTGTAGTGTCACACATTGACTGAGGTTTGTGTATGTGTATTATATTTCATATGGAATAAAAgtctaaaattatttaatttttatattaaacagttttttatattataaaattaacattattattaAGTGTAACATGTATTACTTTATAAATATGTTTAGGTAACTTAAcgttaaaaagttataaaataatctctaaaatatttgaaagtttttatttaagtttttattttattaaaatcgtTATTGTTATACCATTCTTTGTTCGCACCACTTGTACTAATTGAAACCCCCTTTCTCCtctacaatttaatttatttcatgaaacaactttgaatgTCACGAATTTACAAACCAACATTCAATCAAATTTCTTTTCTAATCTTTGACATTGACCATCAAATTAACTTGAATCTAAGGTATTTTTTTCTACTTCTTGATAGGCCCGCAGTACCAATTATCGAATTGTCGTTTGGAGCTCGCTAGCcatacttttttttaaaaaaaactaacggcctagtgacttaaatgaaaactttcaaatagtttagtaacttaaatgaaaacttctgAATTGTTTAAtgacaattttataactttttgaagttaagtgatcaaaacgtaaacttactaataatttaatgaccttGGATATAGTTCACCTttaatataatgattaaattataatttaattaaaaaaagtataattaaatatatttgaaaAGTTGAATTTCCAACTTTGCCTGGAGTGATAATTatgaaaaagtttttttttatttactcgAGTGTCCATCTTCGATGGTAATGACTAATTCTCTCGTCGTAGGTGCTTTTTAAAAAAAGTAAACAGATGGTCATGAAATGTGCTCCATTCCCATGGACGAGATCTAACCCCCAACCTTATAGTTAAATCATAATAATGTAATCATTTAATTTATTGAATTTGTATTATACTTATGCCTTGGTCTAATTccatattttaaagaaaacaaaatatacAATGATTCCTTCTAGTATAAACCAACGGAGCTCTAATACAATTGTTAAAGGTGAAGTTACTCAAATTTGAGATTTACCAAGTACCCAAGTTTGAAATTTCAATTAGTTTTAGTCTaaattatgttataattattttttaatcctTTTATAACGTAATAAATTGgttctatattttataattatttaaatatgtacatatatttgtGTTTTGATTGTaccataaatttttttaaaaaaattgagcaCTCAATTCACGTGGTATTGTGTTATTCTTTTTGAACGAATTCACGTGGTATTGTGGAACATGGATTAATTAATCAAATAATTTGAGTATCATAATGATTTAATATTagaataaatgaaaaagaaaaaaagaaaaaaaaaagggggggcggaaggaagaaaaggatgataaatgGAATACAAAGGAGTGTATGAATAATTAATGTAGGAGCTTCCAAAAATTGAGTTTAGGGCGGTGGGAAGATAGCGACAACACCATTTGTCATGTGGTGGATTTTATGTGACATCATCACATActacatttttatttttcttttacctacataatacaataaatatttaaaatttaattcaattcctaTCTAATAGATTTGAAGTTTGAATTTTAATATATGTAACTTTTTATTGCCAttttataagaaaaagaaaagatgaattttTAGGCAGCGAAcataaaactataaaattttaggggagaaacaaaattaaaattttgggttaaaatgtttaaattgaattgttAATTTTCCAAAAATCAGAATTCTAAAATTTCCACATAATTAATGGTTAAAAAGGTTTAAATTGATAGTTTTAATTTTTTAGgggtttaaaagaaaaattttcgtTTAGTCAATGAGTCCAAGGCTTTTGTATGTTAGACCTGTTTAAGGGTTGGATTATACATTTAAGACCAAATGTTTACTTGAAATTTAAAAGGGTTTAGAGAAAAAAACTCCAAAAAGAGGCTTGAACAAAATATTAAGTTCATTGAAGATATGGGTCAGGCTCAGGCTTAGGCTTCAGCATTCAAAGCCTAAGTCTGAGCCTGACTCGATCTATTTTTAAGtttgtaatatattatattatattatattattggcTTAATGGTAACAAAGGACCTCAACAAAAAATCAAGGGTAAACTACATTtaatgtcactaaattattagttagtttacgttttagtcactgaacttcaaaaagttacaaaatggtaattgaactattcgaaagttttcgtTTAAGTTATCGGGATGTTAAAATCATTGTTGTATGGCCTTCTATGTTTGCACCATCTACTCCAATTGAAATCAAAAGCTCTTCTTCCTCTTTTTCTTACATAGTGCATTTTTTTCGTGAAACAACTTTAAATGTTATAAATTTGCAAACCAAAATCCAAACTGCTTTCTCCTTCAATTTCCGACAATGATCGTCAAATCAACTTGGATTTAAGATAAGTTATTCTACTCGTTGATAGGTACTAATCTAATGCACGAGTCATCAAATTGTTACTTGAAGCTCGCTagtttaaaaaaaacttaataggctagtgatttaaataaaaactttcaaataattaaatgacataaatgaaaattttcaaatagtttagtaaatattttgtaactttttgaagttaaatAACTAAAACATACGTACccaaaaatcaattaagcccttATGAGAAAATGGCTCCCAATTGAATACTTCTAACTGAAAAACACAATCAAGGAAACCCTTAACTAACATTGACCACTATTgattgtgtgtaacaccccaaacccggcccagacgttatgaccggatccgacatgccacatcgaagcgttcaaaatattttatattgttgatccagaaaaacttacttagtgttttaaaagataatttcattataggttaaagtgaatggaagctgtgcaccaggtaggaaaccgaaaaagaggtggtgagtctatcggactgcttaagtaccaagctcccttcggatccaatcctagacatgtataccgccattgccacaccttaacgtcatggatatttctaggaaaccgatttgattaagtcatttttaggaaaagtgattaattttggataatactttcattgcggaagctttgcttgttgtcgtgttattttgaaatcaactgttgtttttgaaaacacgccctaaagttatccaatttcaacatttaaaataagtattacctatcttagtaatacatattaaaaccatcaaaaataattaagcggccttattacatttaaaagcccaaaaacttcaaacgtaaataaaaggatgtccagttcaccgaagaaaatcaactttggaacgggtggccactccaattccctcacgactccaagcccactatggttggggatttctgcgtggataaaaataaaatgggtgagtttgggaaactcagtgtgtaaggaaaacccattcaaagcccaagtcactcaagcctattgggcctaagcccatttaggtAATAGTGGTACtaggccgagcccttttcagacataataaaccgggccttagcccttattcagataacaagatggcccataggcccatttcaaaatacatgcaacatcaataacatatacaagcccatttgggagactactcaacccaccaaccactacactccacccgcaccagccatacactccatgtgggaatagctcaacccacccaaatttaacactccacagcttgcattTTTCACGCtcattatcaaagaattgaggcaaagcctccaatacgtggacaagccactttcagtacttcctccgtcaatatcccaatcccatgcatcagataataacaacatggcatgcagtaaataacaacagtcaaacatgcatttaggtcaatttaaccctaagggtatttcggtaatttatctactaggggtaaaactgtaaattttccacttttaaaggtatttcagtaatttatctattttagggtttttcatgcatattcctacttttcacgtactaacagaatcacgtaccgagggttcttaccgaattgggcccgttggcccatcattccaattttggcccattaagcccaaaaatatcgagggcacagaaatcatgcactttgcagtccaaattttgcagcttaccaaaaaattaatcgatttacctcacgagcattcgcacactcgtaaatctacaaaataccggtttcggCATTTcggattttcgacttttgccgatccagactaagaaagagggtgttagttacacacctgtttgcgacgatatgctgacgagatccacacacgaaccgcctacaattggattactaacacgttaatctaactattcaaatacaaactacgtattaactccttacaatattcggccaaccacacctacagatcatagtaagcttataagaaaacaataagcaactcattaacaaatttttgtcaatgtttaccacataatcataatttcactacaagctctcttcctgagaaacagtcactaaatcatttataactggagctacgaaactccaaatcaagttccgttaattttccttaaaaatagactcatatatcttctatccataaaattttcagaatttttggtttagccaatcaataccagatttttctcaaagtttcccatgtttcactgtttggctaatctgaccactcttcattacgaatcaaatttctcattgtaaagaattcaaaatatgttcttgtttatttcattagaaactagactcaataagctttaattacataatttattcagcttctaattcatctcccacaatttatggtgattttccaaagtcacgttactgctg
Above is a genomic segment from Gossypium arboreum isolate Shixiya-1 chromosome 8, ASM2569848v2, whole genome shotgun sequence containing:
- the LOC108469031 gene encoding uncharacterized protein LOC108469031 translates to MDESKFVVSLMIIFLGFSYLLNSSAAVPVTRCSMPNNKKLLPSSPSVQDVVVQDVMKLSGSEEVIEEGEALNNERMLLASTDYSGPGANKNHDPKTPGTG